In Plodia interpunctella isolate USDA-ARS_2022_Savannah chromosome 9, ilPloInte3.2, whole genome shotgun sequence, a single genomic region encodes these proteins:
- the LOC128672400 gene encoding odorant receptor 94b has protein sequence MESQLSYLSFHRHVKFMQRIGIYPINRNASNIKKNLHLIYRCIILLMSFMYSSQQLLKIYEKRRDAEKVMEIMCLFITNVNFFYKIMVLKVKYDKVEEVLQITKGPIFNKGEKEHRVPLMRTIRDSLRIISSFNYISLFTAVLWSIRPVLERYQGKEINIQIWLPFDTDVTCYFYICVLYWWIQVSILAAGNSIVDGFIAFLFEQCKTQIKILRLDLKNAVEKSKVAEIETSDSFSNVLEEKLKNIIIHHKEIVKMTNIVQDIFGSSVFNQFLISGWILCTSAYSLVSANTASLQFVQMLFYICCMLIELFMLCYYGNKLTFESNRLVEYAYESDWLEIPVKHRRLLIAFMERIKRPIQPTAGSFIPLSNNTFISIIRSSYTFYAFLKNSN, from the exons ATGGAGTCTCAATTGTCGTATTTAAGCTTCCATAGACATGTGAAGTTTATGCAGAGAATCGGAATTTATCCAATCAACCGGAATGCatcgaatataaaaaaaaatcttcatttgATATACAGatgcataattttattgatgtcTTTTATGTACTCATCTCAACAACTGCTAAAAATCTACGAA AAACGACGTGACGCAGAAAAAGTAATGGAAATTATGTGTTTGTTCATAACGAACGTCAACTTTTTCTACAAGATAATGGTACTTAAGGTGAAGTATGATAAAGTGGAAGAAGTCCTGCAAATCACAAAAG gaCCAATATTCAATAAAGGAGAGAAAGAACACCGAGTTCCTCTCATGAGAACTATTCGAGATAGTTTAAGAATAATCTCCTCGTTCAACTATATTTCGCTGTTCACGGCGGTTCTATGGAGCATTCGACCAGTCCTGGAAAGATATCAAGGAAAAGAAATCAATATACAAATATGGCTGCCATTTGATACTGATGTAACTTGCTA tttttatatttgcgtTCTATATTGGTGGATTCAGGTATCAATATTGGCCGCGGGAAACTCAATAGTTGATGGATTTatagcttttttatttgaacaatgcaaaactcaaataaaaattctgaG ATTGGATTTGAAAAACGCGGTCGAAAAAAGTAAAGTTGCAGAGATAGAAACATCAGATTCCTTTTCTAATGTTCTGGAAGagaaactgaaaaatataattattcacCATAAAGAAATTGTGAA gatGACAAACATAGTTCAGGACATTTTTGGAAGTTCGGTGTTTAATCAATTTCTTATTAGTGGATGGATATTATGCACCTCAGCTTATAGCCTGGTTAGC gCTAACACAGCATCACTGCAGTTTGTACAAATGTTGTTTTACATATGCTGTATGTTGATAGAATTGTTTATGCTGTGTTATTATGGCAACAAGCTGACATTTGAA agtAACAGGCTAGTGGAATACGCGTATGAATCAGACTGGCTGGAGATTCCTGTGAAACATCGTCGCTTGCTGATTGCCTTCATGGAAAGAATCAAGCGGCCTATACAACCAACGGCTGGCTCTTTTATACCACTTTCTAATAATACTTTCATTTCG ATCATTCGGAGCTCGTATACATTCTAcgcatttttgaaaaattcgaATTAA